Proteins encoded in a region of the Paramagnetospirillum magneticum AMB-1 genome:
- a CDS encoding SPOR domain-containing protein: MPEPVRYPEVRLNVPTVIASDPEAQRFLLLRQLVEAGLVTPDEASIRRNANIGALLPYSAPPPASGLGRPVALRDIADRLSRLSVPTAGVPASVRQAERDFLMDGLLPAEPSLRTPPARKDSPALATGRRRAEDMARLGLVEHDEFQREMAAIIAAERDLANAPPPPPPPPKKKRPAPKKTVPDGGVPGATREGDTPGGIVPFNPKATLGLHLLSMASPNMTDKAVDALKKEYPELSALEFKAVKTDIPDLGTTYRLIAGPMSGADADTLCRALRGKGQSCAIANF; the protein is encoded by the coding sequence GTGCCGGAGCCGGTGCGCTACCCCGAGGTCCGCCTCAACGTCCCCACGGTCATCGCTTCAGATCCCGAGGCCCAGCGCTTCCTGCTGCTGCGCCAGCTGGTGGAAGCCGGGCTGGTCACGCCCGACGAAGCCTCGATCCGACGCAACGCCAATATTGGCGCGCTTCTGCCCTATTCCGCGCCGCCCCCGGCCTCCGGGCTGGGACGGCCGGTGGCGTTGCGCGACATCGCCGACCGCCTGTCCCGCCTGTCGGTCCCCACGGCCGGTGTACCGGCCTCGGTCCGGCAGGCCGAGCGCGACTTCCTGATGGACGGCCTGCTGCCGGCCGAGCCCAGCTTGCGGACACCGCCGGCACGCAAGGACAGCCCCGCCCTGGCCACGGGCCGGCGGCGAGCCGAGGATATGGCCCGCCTCGGCCTGGTGGAGCATGACGAGTTTCAGCGGGAAATGGCCGCCATCATCGCCGCCGAGCGGGACCTGGCCAATGCCCCCCCCCCTCCGCCGCCGCCGCCCAAGAAGAAGAGGCCCGCACCAAAGAAGACCGTCCCCGACGGCGGCGTGCCCGGCGCCACCCGCGAGGGCGACACCCCCGGCGGAATCGTGCCGTTCAATCCCAAGGCAACCTTGGGCCTCCACCTTCTGTCCATGGCGTCCCCCAACATGACGGACAAGGCTGTGGACGCCCTGAAGAAGGAATATCCAGAACTGTCCGCCCTGGAGTTCAAGGCGGTCAAAACCGATATTCCCGACCTGGGCACCACCTATCGCCTGATCGCCGGCCCCATGTCGGGAGCCGATGCCGACACCCTGTGCCGGGCATTGCGCGGCAAGGGCCAGTCGTGCGCCATCGCAAACTTTTAG
- a CDS encoding ATP-binding protein codes for MTHPPSSPSSAGPTTSAPNAQDQRDSDARRFTRRLVSAVLALNLFVGALVASVLVMSRSQHRHQAMAVADNLSTVLRTNLHGTIAKIDLTLLAVADEIARQERVGGVDAAQIEDLLRRHDERLPEALGLRVVDASGIIRYGVTGIKVAQASIADRPQFIKMRDDPKAGLVISKPVLGRAAQTWMVTLSRRLNAPDGSFAGDVHVALPLDKFTESFSAIDVGPQGSVSLWDDGPSILARAPELDGPGGVVAKAPKPSPQLLSLIQSGTGKAAYHADSNVDGVARSYHLSRIGSFPLWVIVGLSEDDYLADWRRQALIMVAVAMGFSLLSVTVATLLLRSWRNRHAAARALEAAHVQTEEARHRLELILASAGEGICGVDPEGRITFINPAARRMLGWSETEGVGLNLHEEVHHHRADGSEFPAVACPVWQTLHDGNIRHVPRDVHWRRDGTPVTVEFTTAPIIQNGRVAGAVTLFRDIARRIRAESEAARNLAVTTALGGILRHSLEDRRLNDILHDSLVEILSLPWLNVEERGAIFLAQPDGKTLALVAEHNMSQAIIQACTVIRMGNCLCGAAAERREAVFASHVDERHQTQVPDMHPHGHYCIPIMNGPDLLGVLNTYIGHGHPWQKEEEHFLRMVADTLAGIIRRKQIEETLRNSEELSKTLLNATIDGALLMTPEGRILATNEALAARFATTPAQMPGTSFFDWLPQPLAERRRDQFAQVLADRRPLHSVDERGGAIFDNRIYPVQDGDGEIRRMAVFSRDVTEQRHAQKAIEKALADLARSNAELEQFAYVASHDLREPLRAITGHLQLLQRLAKDKLDDYALESLLFAVDGARRMDLLIRDLLDYSRIGHADREMEDLDLGEVIADALSNLSAAIAEGHATVTTATGMPHAHGNRMELTRLFQNLIGNALKYRNPERPPEVELRAVRVGGAWDISIRDNGIGIEPEYFNRIFMIFQRLHGRGQYEGTGIGLAVCRKIVDRHGGSIRVESEPGKGSTFTVTLPVIGG; via the coding sequence GTGACACATCCCCCATCGTCCCCTTCCTCGGCCGGCCCGACAACATCCGCGCCCAATGCGCAGGACCAGCGGGATTCTGACGCCAGGCGCTTTACCCGCCGCCTTGTTTCCGCCGTCCTGGCCCTCAATCTTTTCGTCGGCGCGCTGGTCGCCAGCGTCCTGGTCATGAGCCGGTCCCAGCACCGGCATCAGGCCATGGCCGTGGCCGATAACCTTTCCACCGTGCTGCGGACCAATCTGCATGGCACCATCGCCAAGATCGACCTGACCTTGCTGGCGGTCGCCGACGAGATCGCGCGCCAGGAGAGGGTCGGCGGGGTCGACGCCGCCCAGATCGAGGATCTGCTGCGACGTCACGACGAGCGCCTGCCCGAGGCGCTGGGGTTGCGGGTGGTCGACGCCTCGGGAATCATCCGTTACGGGGTGACCGGCATCAAGGTCGCCCAGGCCAGTATCGCCGACCGGCCGCAATTCATCAAAATGCGGGACGACCCGAAGGCCGGACTGGTCATCTCCAAGCCGGTTCTCGGCCGCGCCGCCCAGACCTGGATGGTCACCCTGAGCCGGCGCCTCAACGCGCCCGACGGCTCGTTCGCGGGCGATGTGCATGTGGCCCTGCCGCTCGACAAATTCACGGAAAGCTTTTCCGCCATCGATGTCGGCCCCCAGGGTTCGGTCAGCCTCTGGGATGACGGCCCCTCCATTCTGGCCCGCGCCCCCGAGCTGGACGGCCCCGGCGGCGTGGTGGCCAAGGCGCCGAAGCCGTCGCCGCAATTGCTGTCGCTCATTCAGTCCGGGACCGGCAAGGCGGCCTATCACGCGGATTCCAATGTGGACGGCGTCGCGCGCAGCTATCACCTCAGCCGGATCGGCAGCTTTCCCCTCTGGGTGATCGTCGGCCTGAGCGAGGACGACTATCTCGCCGATTGGCGGCGACAGGCACTGATCATGGTGGCCGTCGCCATGGGCTTCTCGCTGCTCAGCGTGACCGTGGCGACCCTGCTTCTGCGCAGCTGGCGCAACCGCCACGCGGCGGCCCGCGCCCTGGAGGCCGCCCATGTCCAGACCGAGGAGGCTCGTCACCGCCTGGAGCTGATCCTGGCCTCGGCGGGCGAAGGCATTTGCGGCGTCGATCCCGAGGGCCGGATCACCTTCATCAATCCGGCGGCCCGGCGCATGCTGGGCTGGAGCGAGACCGAGGGTGTCGGCCTCAACCTGCACGAGGAGGTCCATCATCACCGGGCCGATGGCAGCGAATTCCCCGCCGTCGCCTGTCCCGTGTGGCAAACCCTGCACGACGGCAACATTCGCCACGTCCCCCGCGATGTCCATTGGCGGCGGGACGGCACCCCCGTCACGGTGGAATTCACCACCGCCCCCATCATTCAGAACGGCCGCGTGGCTGGGGCCGTCACCCTGTTCCGCGACATCGCCCGGCGCATCCGGGCCGAGTCCGAAGCCGCCCGCAACCTGGCGGTGACCACGGCGCTGGGCGGCATCCTGCGCCACTCGCTGGAAGACCGGCGCCTGAACGACATCTTGCACGATTCCCTGGTGGAAATCCTCAGCCTACCCTGGCTGAACGTGGAGGAACGGGGCGCCATCTTCCTCGCCCAGCCCGACGGCAAGACCCTGGCGCTGGTAGCCGAGCACAATATGTCACAGGCCATCATCCAGGCCTGCACCGTCATCCGGATGGGGAATTGCCTGTGCGGCGCCGCCGCGGAACGGCGCGAAGCGGTGTTTGCCTCCCACGTGGACGAGCGGCACCAGACCCAGGTGCCCGACATGCACCCCCACGGGCATTACTGCATACCCATCATGAACGGCCCCGATCTTCTGGGCGTGCTCAACACCTATATCGGCCACGGCCATCCATGGCAGAAGGAGGAAGAGCATTTCCTGAGGATGGTCGCCGACACCCTGGCGGGCATCATCCGCCGCAAGCAGATCGAGGAAACGCTGAGGAACAGCGAGGAACTGTCCAAGACCCTGCTCAACGCCACCATCGACGGCGCCCTGCTGATGACTCCCGAGGGGCGGATCCTGGCCACCAACGAGGCCCTGGCCGCACGCTTCGCCACAACCCCCGCCCAGATGCCAGGCACCTCGTTCTTTGACTGGCTGCCGCAGCCCCTGGCTGAAAGGCGTCGCGACCAGTTCGCCCAGGTCCTGGCCGACAGGCGGCCCCTGCACAGCGTCGACGAGCGCGGCGGCGCCATCTTCGACAACCGCATCTATCCCGTTCAGGATGGGGACGGAGAGATCCGGCGGATGGCCGTGTTCTCCCGCGATGTCACCGAACAGCGCCATGCGCAAAAAGCCATCGAGAAGGCCTTGGCCGATCTGGCACGCTCCAATGCCGAACTGGAGCAGTTCGCCTATGTGGCCTCCCATGATCTGCGCGAGCCGCTGCGCGCCATCACCGGCCATCTGCAACTGCTTCAGCGCCTGGCCAAGGACAAGCTGGACGACTATGCCCTCGAATCCCTGCTGTTCGCCGTCGACGGCGCGCGACGCATGGATCTGCTGATCCGCGATCTGCTGGACTATTCGCGCATCGGCCACGCCGACCGCGAGATGGAAGACCTGGACCTGGGCGAAGTCATCGCCGACGCCCTGTCCAACCTGTCCGCCGCCATCGCCGAGGGCCACGCCACCGTGACCACCGCCACGGGCATGCCCCACGCCCATGGCAATCGCATGGAGCTGACCCGCCTGTTCCAGAACCTGATCGGCAACGCCCTGAAATACAGGAACCCCGAGCGCCCTCCAGAGGTCGAGCTGCGGGCGGTGCGGGTCGGCGGCGCCTGGGACATCTCCATCCGCGACAACGGCATCGGCATCGAGCCCGAGTATTTCAACCGCATCTTCATGATCTTCCAGCGCCTGCACGGACGGGGCCAGTACGAGGGCACCGGCATCGGACTGGCCGTCTGCCGCAAGATCGTCGACCGCCACGGCGGCTCCATCCGCGTCGAATCCGAGCCCGGCAAGGGCAGCACCTTCACCGTCACTCTGCCGGTGATCGGAGGATAG
- a CDS encoding cytidylate kinase-like family protein → MTTNILSVISAMAEVATVPRQGEHLRPRQPVITLSRDFGSGGDVIATRVCQRLKLPLYDEELLREVAGRLNDDPAIVRLMDEGFGRAKDMWLYRLFSGKDISPDAYRDSLVKVVMSLGRLGGIIVGRGAHIILAGECALRVRVAGSPEVCAKRMAEQGHGNEADLLAKAQEINHRRGKFVWEAFHSRLSDASQFDITINTDRMEDFEDVVETIVVMAEAVHSGRVLRGDLMHAHV, encoded by the coding sequence ATGACCACCAATATCCTTTCCGTAATCTCGGCCATGGCCGAAGTGGCGACGGTACCTCGCCAAGGCGAGCATCTGCGCCCACGTCAGCCGGTCATTACCCTGTCGCGCGATTTCGGCTCGGGCGGCGACGTCATCGCCACCCGGGTCTGCCAGCGACTGAAACTGCCCCTCTACGACGAGGAATTGCTGCGCGAGGTGGCGGGCCGCCTCAACGACGACCCGGCCATCGTCCGCCTGATGGATGAAGGATTTGGCCGGGCCAAGGACATGTGGCTCTACCGCCTGTTCTCGGGCAAGGACATCAGTCCCGACGCCTATCGCGATTCCCTGGTCAAGGTGGTGATGAGCCTGGGACGCCTGGGCGGCATCATCGTCGGACGTGGCGCCCACATCATCCTGGCGGGTGAGTGCGCGTTGCGGGTGCGGGTGGCCGGCAGCCCCGAGGTCTGTGCCAAGCGCATGGCCGAACAGGGCCACGGCAACGAGGCCGATCTTCTGGCCAAGGCCCAGGAGATCAATCACCGGCGCGGCAAGTTCGTGTGGGAGGCCTTTCACTCGCGCCTGTCCGACGCCAGCCAGTTCGACATCACCATCAATACCGACCGCATGGAGGATTTCGAGGATGTGGTCGAGACCATCGTCGTCATGGCCGAGGCGGTCCATTCCGGCCGCGTGCTGCGTGGCGACCTGATGCACGCCCACGTCTGA
- a CDS encoding LL-diaminopimelate aminotransferase: MSSQHDFHRIKRLPPYVFAEVNAMKARARAAGEDIIDFGMGNPDQPTPAHIVDKLVEAARNPRAHRYSMSRGIPGLRKALSGYYQRRFAVDIDPETECIVTLGSKEGLANLANAITSPGDIVLVPNPSYPIHPYGFIIAGGSCRFVPVTPDAEFLKALDRAVRHSVPKPIALVLNYPSNPTALLADLDFYGQVVEFCRHHGIWILSDLAYSEIYFDVAPPPSILQIPGAKEIAVEFTSMSKTYNMPGWRIGFAAGNKTLIAALGRIKSYLDYGAFTPIQVAATAALNGPQDCVDDIRALYKGRRDALIEGLSAAGWEIPSPPATMFAWAPIPKAFAHLGSLEFSKLLMREAQVAVAPGIGFGEYGDSHVRIGLVENVQRTRQAVRNIKTFLGSTGQVLEASEKQRAGTEK; this comes from the coding sequence ATGAGCAGCCAGCACGACTTTCACCGCATCAAGCGTCTTCCGCCTTATGTCTTCGCCGAAGTGAACGCCATGAAGGCGCGCGCCCGCGCCGCCGGCGAGGACATCATCGATTTCGGCATGGGCAACCCGGATCAGCCGACGCCCGCCCATATCGTCGACAAGTTGGTGGAAGCCGCCCGCAACCCCCGGGCCCACCGCTATTCCATGAGCCGCGGCATTCCCGGCCTCAGGAAGGCCCTGTCGGGCTATTACCAGCGCCGCTTCGCCGTCGACATCGACCCCGAGACCGAGTGCATCGTCACCCTGGGCTCGAAGGAAGGCCTGGCCAATCTGGCCAACGCCATCACCAGCCCCGGCGACATCGTGCTGGTACCCAATCCCAGCTATCCCATCCATCCCTATGGCTTCATCATCGCCGGCGGTTCGTGCCGCTTCGTGCCGGTGACCCCGGATGCCGAGTTCCTCAAGGCGCTGGACCGCGCCGTGCGCCATTCGGTGCCCAAGCCCATCGCCCTGGTGCTGAACTATCCCAGCAATCCCACCGCCCTGCTGGCCGACCTGGACTTCTACGGCCAGGTGGTGGAGTTCTGCCGCCATCACGGTATCTGGATCCTGTCGGACCTGGCCTATTCGGAAATCTATTTCGACGTGGCCCCGCCGCCCTCGATCCTGCAGATTCCGGGGGCCAAGGAGATCGCGGTCGAGTTCACCTCCATGAGCAAGACCTACAACATGCCGGGCTGGCGCATCGGCTTCGCCGCCGGCAACAAGACGCTGATCGCCGCCCTGGGCCGCATCAAGAGCTATCTCGACTACGGCGCCTTCACCCCCATCCAGGTGGCAGCCACCGCCGCCCTGAACGGCCCGCAGGATTGCGTCGACGACATCCGCGCCCTCTACAAGGGCCGCCGCGACGCCCTGATCGAAGGCCTGTCCGCCGCCGGCTGGGAGATCCCCAGCCCGCCCGCCACCATGTTCGCCTGGGCGCCCATCCCCAAGGCCTTCGCCCATCTCGGCTCGCTGGAATTTTCCAAGCTGCTGATGCGCGAGGCCCAGGTGGCGGTGGCGCCCGGCATCGGCTTCGGTGAATACGGCGATTCCCATGTCCGCATCGGACTGGTGGAAAACGTCCAGCGCACCCGCCAGGCGGTGCGCAACATCAAGACCTTCCTCGGCAGCACCGGGCAGGTGCTCGAGGCCTCGGAAAAACAGCGTGCAGGAACGGAAAAATGA
- the glpX gene encoding class II fructose-bisphosphatase, giving the protein MSIHTTTLPVLDRNLALEVVRVTEASALAAARQTGRGDERAADEAACSAMRHALNGLSMDGVIVNGEGDDSTQPLHTGEKVGNGKGPKVDIVLTALEGRSICARGAHNALSVVAMTEEGSFLKVPQHSYMEKIVVGAGMPAGIIDLDSTPEENLSRIAEAKGQTLSELTVSVLDRPRHGELIERLYAAGVRVMLFDDGDVSGALAAGLPDSGIDVYMGSGGAAQGVLAAAGLKCLGAQMQCRLLCRSEQDHAAARRVGIADTRRKWNIEDMVRGEVMFAATGITDGHVLKGARLMSGNRAESYSLVMRSATGTIRYLSVQHDLSRSHLPA; this is encoded by the coding sequence ATGTCCATCCACACCACCACCTTGCCCGTCCTCGACCGCAACCTTGCGCTGGAGGTGGTGCGCGTCACCGAAGCCAGCGCCCTGGCCGCCGCCCGCCAGACCGGGCGCGGCGACGAGCGGGCCGCCGACGAGGCCGCCTGCTCGGCCATGCGCCACGCCCTCAACGGGTTGTCCATGGACGGCGTCATCGTCAACGGCGAGGGTGATGATTCCACCCAGCCGCTGCACACCGGCGAAAAGGTCGGCAACGGCAAGGGACCCAAGGTGGACATCGTCCTGACCGCCCTGGAGGGCCGCTCCATCTGCGCGCGCGGCGCCCATAACGCCCTGTCGGTGGTGGCCATGACCGAGGAGGGCTCGTTCCTCAAGGTGCCGCAGCACTCCTACATGGAAAAGATCGTGGTGGGCGCCGGCATGCCGGCCGGCATCATCGACCTGGATTCCACGCCGGAGGAGAACCTGTCGCGGATCGCCGAGGCCAAGGGCCAGACCCTGTCGGAACTGACGGTCAGCGTGCTCGACCGCCCCCGCCATGGCGAGCTGATCGAGCGACTGTATGCCGCCGGGGTGCGGGTCATGCTGTTCGACGACGGCGACGTGTCGGGCGCCCTGGCCGCCGGCCTGCCCGATTCCGGCATCGACGTCTACATGGGCTCGGGCGGCGCCGCCCAGGGCGTGCTGGCCGCCGCCGGGCTGAAATGCCTGGGAGCCCAGATGCAATGCCGCCTGCTCTGCCGCTCGGAGCAGGACCACGCGGCGGCGCGCCGGGTGGGCATCGCCGACACAAGGCGCAAGTGGAACATCGAGGACATGGTGCGCGGCGAGGTGATGTTCGCCGCCACCGGCATCACCGACGGCCATGTGCTGAAGGGCGCCCGCCTGATGTCGGGCAACCGGGCGGAAAGCTACTCCCTGGTCATGCGCTCGGCCACCGGCACCATCCGTTACCTGAGCGTCCAGCACGACCTCAGCCGGAGCCATCTGCCCGCATGA
- a CDS encoding homoserine dehydrogenase, whose translation MSKAPLKIAIAGLGTVGGGTVQLLHDHAPLLAARAGRPLALVGAAALAKPADLPLDGVPFFTDARDMAKTCDYDVLVELIGGAKGIALDVVRTALERGKSVVTANKAMIAHHGIELARIAEAKGGNIGFEASVGGGIPVIKSLREGLAGNRVTKVMGILNGTCNYILTTMRDSGRDFSDVLAEAQALGYAEADPSFDIDGTDTAHKLAILASLAFAMPLDIDAVSCEGIRNVSALDIRYADELGYRIKLLGVASLSDQGVETRVYPAMVPLSFPLAHVSGPFNAIVTEGDFVGRTVLEGRGAGARPTASAVVADLMDLATGRVGPTFGIAVDALKALPAAPSGTHRSAYYIRLMVRDEPGVFADVAGILKAHKVSMEQIIQRGRSPSEVVPVVMTVHETDEASMLGAVKAIRALGSVTDLQLIRIESL comes from the coding sequence ATGAGCAAGGCGCCCCTTAAAATCGCCATCGCCGGATTGGGTACCGTCGGCGGCGGCACCGTGCAGTTGCTGCACGATCACGCCCCATTGCTGGCCGCCCGCGCCGGGCGCCCGCTGGCCCTGGTGGGCGCCGCCGCCCTGGCCAAGCCCGCCGACCTGCCGCTGGACGGCGTGCCGTTCTTCACCGATGCCCGCGACATGGCCAAGACCTGCGATTACGACGTGCTGGTGGAACTGATCGGCGGCGCCAAGGGCATCGCCCTCGACGTGGTCCGGACGGCACTGGAGCGCGGCAAGTCGGTGGTCACCGCCAACAAGGCGATGATCGCCCACCACGGCATCGAACTGGCCCGAATCGCCGAGGCCAAGGGCGGCAATATCGGCTTCGAGGCCAGCGTCGGCGGCGGCATCCCGGTGATCAAATCCCTGCGCGAGGGGCTGGCCGGCAACCGCGTCACCAAGGTGATGGGCATCCTCAACGGCACCTGCAACTACATCCTCACCACCATGCGCGATTCGGGCCGCGACTTTTCTGACGTGCTGGCCGAGGCCCAGGCCCTGGGCTATGCCGAGGCCGATCCCAGCTTCGACATCGACGGCACCGACACCGCCCACAAGCTGGCCATCCTGGCCTCGCTGGCCTTCGCCATGCCGCTCGACATCGACGCAGTGTCGTGCGAGGGCATCCGCAATGTCAGCGCGCTGGACATCCGCTATGCCGACGAGCTGGGCTATCGCATCAAGCTGCTGGGCGTGGCGTCGCTCTCCGACCAGGGCGTCGAGACCCGCGTCTATCCCGCCATGGTGCCGCTGTCCTTCCCGCTGGCCCATGTGAGCGGGCCGTTCAACGCCATCGTCACCGAGGGTGATTTCGTCGGCCGCACCGTGCTGGAAGGCCGGGGCGCCGGGGCGCGTCCCACCGCCTCGGCCGTGGTCGCCGACCTGATGGATCTGGCCACCGGCCGGGTGGGCCCCACCTTCGGCATCGCGGTCGACGCCCTGAAGGCCCTGCCCGCCGCGCCGTCCGGTACCCATCGCAGCGCCTATTACATCCGCCTGATGGTCCGCGACGAGCCCGGCGTCTTCGCCGACGTGGCCGGAATCCTCAAGGCGCACAAGGTCTCCATGGAGCAGATCATCCAGCGCGGCCGCTCGCCGTCCGAGGTGGTGCCGGTGGTGATGACCGTGCACGAGACCGACGAGGCCTCCATGCTGGGCGCCGTGAAGGCCATCCGGGCGCTGGGCTCGGTCACCGACCTGCAGCTCATCCGCATCGAGTCACTTTAG
- a CDS encoding PHA/PHB synthase family protein, which produces MAEQTGTESKMIDATELSKAMTSIAERSQRIVADFLTRQAADPTAAAADPLNIGNAFMEMTAKLMSDPAKLVEANLNLWQDYMSLWQNTARRMLGEETQPVVAPDSGDRRFKDEMWQENEIFDFIKQSYLLSARWMQGVVKNVEGLDDHTAKKVDFYTRQFVDAMAPSNFVLTNPEVLRATVETRGENLLKGLNNLLDDLERGKGNLAIKMTDYDAFKVGENIAVTPGKVVFQTDLMQLIQYDPTTPQAFEKPLLILPPWINKFYILDLRPKNSLIKWAVDQGHTVFVISWVNPDEKLAHKGFGDYMLEGPLAAIDAIEKATGSRQVNAAGYCLGGTLLACTLAYLAAKGEDRIASATFFTTMTDFKDPGELGVFIDEEQLSALETRMNQAGFLDGRDMATTFNMMRANDLIWSFVVNNYLLGKDPFPFDLLYWNSDSTRMPAAMHSFYLRKMYQENRLVEPGAIELNGVKIDLGNIKTPLYMLSTREDHIAPWQSTYALTQNVSGPIKFVLSASGHIAGVVNPPAANKYCYWTNAKKPKNPEVWLAGATQVEGSWWTDWQKWVEKFAGKQVPARQPGDGKLKAIEAAPGSYVQVKAV; this is translated from the coding sequence ATGGCCGAGCAGACGGGCACCGAGTCCAAGATGATCGACGCGACGGAACTTTCCAAGGCGATGACCAGCATTGCGGAACGCTCTCAGCGCATCGTCGCTGATTTTCTGACCCGCCAGGCGGCGGACCCCACCGCGGCGGCGGCCGACCCCTTGAATATCGGCAACGCCTTCATGGAAATGACGGCCAAGCTGATGAGCGACCCGGCCAAGCTGGTCGAGGCCAATCTCAACCTGTGGCAGGATTACATGTCGCTGTGGCAGAACACCGCCCGGCGCATGCTGGGGGAGGAGACCCAGCCGGTGGTCGCCCCCGATTCCGGTGATCGCCGCTTCAAGGACGAGATGTGGCAGGAGAATGAAATCTTCGACTTCATCAAGCAGTCCTATCTGCTGTCCGCCCGCTGGATGCAGGGCGTGGTGAAGAATGTCGAGGGTCTGGACGACCACACCGCCAAGAAGGTCGACTTCTATACCCGCCAGTTCGTGGACGCCATGGCGCCCAGCAATTTCGTCCTGACCAACCCCGAGGTGCTGCGCGCCACGGTGGAGACCCGGGGCGAAAACCTGCTGAAGGGCCTGAATAACCTGCTGGATGACCTGGAGCGCGGCAAGGGCAACCTGGCCATCAAGATGACCGATTACGACGCCTTCAAGGTGGGCGAGAACATCGCCGTCACCCCGGGCAAGGTGGTCTTCCAGACCGATTTGATGCAGCTGATCCAGTACGATCCGACCACGCCACAGGCGTTCGAGAAGCCCTTGCTGATCCTGCCGCCGTGGATCAACAAGTTCTACATCCTGGACCTGCGCCCCAAGAACTCGCTGATCAAGTGGGCGGTGGACCAGGGCCACACGGTGTTCGTCATTTCCTGGGTCAATCCGGACGAGAAGCTGGCCCACAAGGGCTTCGGCGACTACATGCTGGAAGGCCCGCTGGCCGCCATCGACGCCATCGAGAAGGCGACCGGCTCGCGTCAGGTCAATGCGGCCGGCTATTGCCTGGGCGGCACGCTGTTGGCCTGCACCCTGGCCTATCTGGCCGCCAAGGGCGAGGACCGCATCGCCTCGGCCACCTTCTTCACCACCATGACCGACTTCAAGGACCCCGGCGAACTGGGCGTCTTCATCGACGAGGAGCAGCTCTCGGCCCTGGAAACCCGCATGAACCAGGCGGGCTTCCTGGACGGCCGCGACATGGCCACCACCTTCAACATGATGCGCGCCAACGACCTGATCTGGTCGTTCGTGGTCAATAATTACCTGCTGGGCAAGGACCCGTTCCCGTTCGACCTGCTGTACTGGAACTCGGATTCGACCCGCATGCCGGCGGCCATGCACAGCTTCTACCTGCGCAAGATGTACCAGGAGAACCGGCTGGTCGAGCCGGGCGCCATCGAGCTGAACGGCGTCAAGATCGACCTCGGCAACATCAAGACCCCGCTCTACATGCTATCGACGCGCGAGGATCACATCGCGCCGTGGCAGAGCACTTATGCCCTGACCCAGAACGTGTCCGGCCCCATCAAGTTCGTGCTGTCGGCCTCGGGCCACATCGCCGGCGTGGTCAATCCGCCCGCCGCCAACAAGTACTGCTACTGGACCAATGCCAAGAAGCCCAAGAACCCCGAAGTCTGGCTGGCCGGTGCCACCCAGGTGGAGGGCTCGTGGTGGACCGATTGGCAGAAGTGGGTCGAGAAGTTCGCCGGCAAGCAGGTTCCCGCCCGCCAGCCCGGCGACGGCAAGCTGAAGGCCATCGAGGCGGCCCCCGGCTCCTACGTCCAGGTCAAGGCGGTGTAA
- a CDS encoding cytochrome b → MNTAVPARYDTVARTLHWVMAAAILALWVVGHMIDALPKGPVRSEVIGLHKAIGVVMLVMAVARLAWRLIRPQPPLPSSMSPGEQLLAKAGHVALYLLMLLIPMDGVLMSQSGGREVSVFGLVLPALVAKDDALKAIFKEGHEVLGWVLAAILIGHVAAALRHRFILRDDVMARMLPGK, encoded by the coding sequence ATGAATACTGCTGTACCGGCGCGCTACGACACCGTGGCAAGGACGCTGCACTGGGTGATGGCCGCGGCCATCCTGGCCCTGTGGGTGGTCGGGCACATGATCGACGCGCTGCCCAAGGGGCCGGTGCGGTCCGAGGTGATCGGCCTGCACAAGGCCATCGGCGTGGTCATGTTGGTCATGGCGGTGGCCCGGCTGGCCTGGCGGCTGATCCGGCCGCAGCCGCCCCTGCCGTCGTCCATGTCCCCCGGTGAACAGCTCCTGGCCAAGGCCGGGCATGTGGCGCTTTACCTTCTGATGCTGCTGATTCCGATGGACGGCGTCCTGATGAGCCAGAGCGGCGGGCGCGAGGTCTCGGTGTTCGGGCTGGTGCTCCCCGCCCTGGTGGCCAAGGATGACGCTCTCAAGGCCATCTTCAAGGAAGGGCATGAAGTGCTGGGCTGGGTCCTGGCCGCCATCCTGATCGGTCATGTGGCGGCGGCTCTGCGCCACCGCTTCATCTTGCGCGACGACGTCATGGCCCGCATGCTGCCGGGGAAATAA